A genomic stretch from Bacillota bacterium includes:
- a CDS encoding 2-oxoacid:acceptor oxidoreductase family protein, translated as MENEMFEFRIHGRGGQGIVVAASIFAEAVFSEGYYARAFSLFGAERRGAPVTAFIRVSKDRLMPRSRIYIPDYVVVFDATITGSTLVAGLKEDGIMLINADDNWQDKLPPEAFKNNKFKIYVVDATDIASRHKLTIGSFPMVNTVMLGAMARISGLSSLENLTSAIRKKVSASIEENIKATTQGYETVKEVGQLVT; from the coding sequence ATGGAAAACGAAATGTTTGAATTCAGAATACACGGCAGGGGCGGTCAGGGCATAGTTGTAGCCGCATCGATATTTGCAGAAGCAGTTTTTTCGGAAGGTTATTACGCCCGTGCTTTTTCTTTATTTGGAGCAGAGCGACGGGGTGCACCGGTGACCGCCTTCATACGGGTCAGCAAGGATAGGTTGATGCCCCGAAGCAGAATTTATATACCGGATTACGTAGTGGTATTTGATGCTACAATAACCGGAAGCACTCTTGTTGCCGGTCTTAAAGAAGACGGTATCATGTTGATCAATGCTGATGATAACTGGCAGGATAAGCTACCCCCGGAAGCATTTAAAAACAATAAATTCAAAATTTATGTAGTCGATGCAACTGATATTGCCAGCCGACACAAACTGACGATTGGCAGTTTCCCCATGGTCAATACAGTTATGCTCGGTGCGATGGCCAGGATCAGCGGATTATCTTCACTGGAAAACCTTACCTCGGCGATCAGGAAAAAAGTATCGGCAAGTATTGAAGAAAACATCAAGGCAACAACCCAGGGTTACGAAACGGTAAAGGAGGTGGGGCAGCTTGTCACCTGA
- a CDS encoding Glu/Leu/Phe/Val dehydrogenase dimerization domain-containing protein: MSGFMARMAEQGYEEVAMFHDAETGLKAVIAIHSTFRGPALGGTRMWTYACEEDAIDDAMFLARGMSYKSAAADLPLGGGKGVIIGDPCKDKCEELFRAYGRCVEKMNGRFITAADMGTEEHDLDCVRMETDYVVGGSALGSPSPYTAYGVWKGLKACASEVYGTPSLRGLTVAIQGVGSVGYALCKHLVDEGAKLIVTDIDTKRLQHAVDTLGATAVTPDEIYSQQCDIFAPCGGGGVINSKTLPELKCKIVGGAANNVIKDPKYGPELQERGILYAPDYIINGGGIIFVEYSRQGNKDTEFIKSEIDRIEGRLTEIIKRSREENIIPEDAADRYAEDKLREKVVN; the protein is encoded by the coding sequence ATGTCCGGTTTTATGGCCAGGATGGCCGAACAGGGATATGAAGAAGTGGCAATGTTTCATGATGCAGAAACAGGATTAAAAGCGGTTATTGCGATTCACAGCACATTTCGGGGGCCAGCATTAGGTGGAACCCGTATGTGGACCTATGCCTGTGAAGAAGATGCTATAGATGATGCCATGTTTCTTGCCCGGGGCATGAGCTACAAATCTGCCGCTGCCGATCTGCCTCTCGGCGGTGGGAAAGGGGTCATTATCGGAGATCCTTGCAAAGATAAGTGTGAAGAATTATTCAGAGCATATGGACGCTGTGTTGAAAAAATGAATGGCCGGTTTATAACTGCAGCAGATATGGGCACTGAAGAACATGACCTCGATTGTGTCAGGATGGAGACAGATTATGTAGTAGGTGGTTCGGCACTGGGCAGCCCTTCACCATACACCGCATATGGCGTCTGGAAAGGTTTGAAAGCCTGCGCTTCTGAAGTTTACGGCACTCCCAGCCTAAGAGGGTTAACTGTAGCTATCCAGGGTGTGGGTAGTGTAGGATATGCTTTATGTAAGCACCTCGTTGATGAAGGAGCAAAACTGATTGTTACCGATATAGATACAAAACGTCTACAACACGCGGTGGATACACTGGGAGCAACAGCTGTGACGCCCGATGAAATCTACAGTCAACAGTGTGATATATTTGCTCCCTGCGGAGGTGGCGGAGTCATTAACTCCAAAACATTACCCGAACTCAAATGCAAGATTGTAGGTGGAGCAGCCAATAATGTGATCAAGGACCCGAAATACGGTCCCGAGCTTCAAGAACGCGGAATTCTCTATGCACCGGATTATATAATTAATGGTGGGGGTATTATTTTTGTCGAATACAGCAGGCAGGGTAACAAAGATACCGAATTCATCAAATCGGAAATTGACCGCATTGAAGGGCGTCTGACGGAGATAATCAAGCGATCCAGGGAAGAAAATATTATACCTGAAGATGCTGCCGATCGATATGCAGAAGATAAACTTCGTGAAAAAGTCGTAAACTAA
- a CDS encoding transposase, translating to MPRGAREKSSTGIYHVVMRGINKQIIFNDDEDRQFYLAKVKEYKKTCGYEIYAYCLMNNHIHLLMKEGINSLGISFRRIGASYVYWYNWKYDRVGHLFQDRYKSEAVEDDKYFLTVLRYIHQNPFKAGLINDLNYPWSSYREYIQKPIICNIELALNMFSKEQTEAKRLWADFNQAINDDLCLDINEKRRLGNREAVEIIKTIAAVKDPKEVGLFEGKHLTSVIQKFKKEGLSIRQIETLTGISFWKIRKV from the coding sequence ATGCCACGTGGAGCTAGAGAGAAGAGCAGCACTGGAATCTATCATGTTGTAATGCGAGGAATCAACAAACAAATAATATTCAATGATGATGAAGATAGACAATTTTATTTAGCGAAGGTGAAAGAATATAAAAAGACATGCGGCTACGAGATTTATGCCTATTGTTTGATGAATAATCATATACATTTGTTGATGAAAGAAGGAATTAATTCATTGGGGATATCCTTCCGGAGAATCGGTGCAAGCTATGTTTACTGGTATAATTGGAAATATGATCGAGTAGGTCACTTATTCCAAGATCGCTATAAAAGTGAAGCAGTTGAAGATGACAAATATTTTCTAACAGTATTAAGATATATCCACCAAAACCCATTTAAAGCTGGACTCATAAATGATTTAAATTACCCATGGAGCAGTTATCGTGAATATATTCAGAAACCTATTATTTGTAATATAGAGCTGGCACTTAATATGTTTTCAAAGGAGCAAACAGAAGCTAAGCGTTTATGGGCAGATTTTAACCAAGCAATTAATGATGATCTGTGCCTGGATATAAATGAAAAACGAAGATTAGGCAATAGAGAGGCTGTTGAGATTATTAAAACAATCGCCGCCGTAAAAGATCCGAAAGAAGTTGGATTATTTGAAGGGAAACACTTAACTTCGGTAATACAAAAATTTAAAAAAGAAGGGTTATCAATTCGTCAGATAGAGACGTTAACGGGAATTAGTTTTTGGAAAATAAGGAAGGTATAA
- a CDS encoding sigma 54-interacting transcriptional regulator codes for MVHRKVSALTADEESRQLLQAIIDSLSDAVSVVNEKGIGIMVNRAYIRLTGMTEEQVLKKPATVDIAEGESVHMRVLQTGKPIKGVRMKVGPFRREVIVNCAPLVINGKLKGSVGVIHDISELRRVMEELERTRRLIRRLESRYTFDDIIGSSEQVLNAIERARQAASTPVSVLLRGECGTGKELFAHAIHHASERADRPFIRVNCASLTDTLLESELFGYADGAFTGAKKGGRKGYFEEAAGGTLFLDEIGAMSREAQARLLRAIQEGEIIRVGESRSRSIDVRVVAATNADLEDMTDRGYFRKDLYYRLNVFPIVLPPLREIKSDIPLLVNHFLDRYAQEYGRTVIETAPGVFRRLKEYDWPGNMRELQNVITRALINMDRDEEVIEEKHLYMPFITTAEEKRTASMPIDGSLKDMHSLWEKTILEQILEESGGNKAETARRLDISIRNLYNKLHQHNLI; via the coding sequence ATGGTGCATAGAAAAGTATCTGCTTTGACAGCTGATGAAGAGAGCAGACAGTTGCTCCAGGCAATCATTGATTCTCTGTCCGATGCCGTTTCGGTAGTCAATGAAAAAGGAATCGGCATAATGGTCAACAGGGCGTATATCAGGCTGACCGGGATGACCGAAGAGCAGGTCCTGAAGAAACCGGCTACAGTAGATATTGCCGAGGGTGAAAGCGTTCATATGCGTGTTCTGCAGACGGGAAAACCGATCAAGGGTGTGCGGATGAAGGTCGGCCCATTCAGGCGCGAAGTTATTGTAAACTGTGCCCCGCTGGTTATAAACGGAAAACTGAAGGGCAGCGTCGGAGTTATTCACGATATTTCAGAACTTCGAAGAGTAATGGAAGAGCTTGAACGGACCAGACGTCTGATCAGAAGGTTAGAATCCCGCTACACCTTTGATGATATCATTGGCAGCAGTGAGCAAGTCTTGAACGCCATTGAACGGGCCAGGCAGGCAGCTTCAACTCCGGTATCTGTTTTGCTTCGTGGTGAGTGCGGGACAGGCAAGGAACTTTTTGCTCATGCTATTCACCATGCCAGCGAACGTGCTGACAGACCGTTTATCAGGGTTAACTGCGCTTCACTGACCGATACGCTCCTGGAAAGCGAGCTTTTCGGCTATGCAGATGGCGCTTTTACCGGAGCCAAAAAAGGCGGCCGAAAAGGTTACTTCGAAGAGGCGGCCGGTGGAACTCTTTTTCTTGATGAGATCGGAGCGATGAGCCGTGAAGCACAGGCAAGATTGTTAAGGGCTATCCAGGAAGGTGAAATCATCCGGGTCGGCGAGTCGCGCTCGCGAAGCATTGATGTGCGAGTTGTCGCTGCCACCAATGCAGACCTGGAAGATATGACCGACCGGGGCTATTTCCGCAAGGATCTCTACTACCGCCTGAACGTGTTTCCCATTGTTTTGCCGCCATTACGGGAAATAAAAAGCGATATTCCCCTGCTGGTAAATCATTTTCTTGACCGCTACGCTCAGGAATATGGCCGAACGGTTATCGAGACTGCTCCGGGTGTCTTCCGCCGATTAAAGGAGTACGACTGGCCGGGCAATATGCGCGAACTGCAGAACGTAATAACCCGCGCTTTAATCAACATGGACCGGGACGAAGAAGTTATCGAGGAAAAGCATCTTTACATGCCCTTTATTACCACCGCTGAAGAAAAACGAACTGCTTCCATGCCAATCGATGGTTCGTTAAAAGATATGCATTCCCTATGGGAAAAAACTATCCTCGAACAGATCCTCGAAGAAAGCGGCGGAAACAAGGCTGAAACAGCCCGCCGCCTCGACATTTCAATCCGCAACCTCTACAACAAACTCCACCAACACAACCTAATCTAA
- the ligA gene encoding NAD-dependent DNA ligase LigA, which translates to MDALGLDKARQRIAELRSEIDDYNYHYHVLDQPLVDDHRFDQMMKELKKLEEKFPELKDPDSPTQRVGGEPLSAFVPLEHKVPMLGLDNAFDEDEVRDFDTRVRKLSGLSTVEYFCELKIDGLAVSLQYEEGIFKNGSTRGDGHTGEDITLNIKTIKQIPLRLKEALDLEIRGEIYINKSDFENLNRQREEQGLMLFANPRNAAAGSVRQLDPRLAAARPLKLFVYGLGEHNLHVNTQYELLNYLHELRFPVNQHRKLCRGPEEVWGYCSDWSESRHELPYEIDGIVIKVNDLTQQRNLGTTARSPRWAVAYKYPPEEKMTKVVNIDVNVGRTGAITPIAILDPVALSGTTVQRASLHNEDFIAEKGIMIGDTVVVRKAGEIIPEVLRVIIEKRTGEERSFRMPEICPSCNSKTVRLSGEAARRCINLSCPAQLVEKLVHFASRRAMDIEGMGPAMAEILFNNNLVRDVGDLYYLEVEKLAALPRVADKSAENLLESIENSKANPLRRLLFGLGIRFVGEKAARLLAERFGSLETLQKAGEEELTDVEEIGPKIAEAVVSFLRMAETIPVLDKLRRAGVNLIEPVTAESVGIFSGKTFVFSGTLEDYTRDEAAALVESKGGLISNSISKKVNYLITGAQPGSKVAKARDLGIDIIDETRFKEMLAEE; encoded by the coding sequence ATGGACGCACTTGGTCTGGATAAAGCGAGGCAGCGGATTGCAGAACTGCGCAGTGAAATCGATGATTATAACTACCATTATCATGTACTCGATCAGCCTTTAGTGGACGACCATCGGTTTGATCAGATGATGAAAGAGTTAAAAAAACTTGAGGAAAAATTTCCCGAGCTTAAGGATCCAGATTCTCCGACTCAAAGGGTTGGAGGAGAGCCTCTCTCAGCATTTGTGCCTCTCGAGCATAAGGTGCCCATGCTGGGCCTGGACAATGCTTTTGATGAGGATGAAGTTAGAGATTTTGACACCCGGGTTCGTAAGTTGTCGGGTCTGAGTACTGTTGAGTATTTCTGTGAGCTCAAAATAGATGGTTTGGCAGTTTCACTGCAGTATGAAGAAGGCATCTTTAAAAATGGTTCAACCCGTGGGGACGGCCATACAGGCGAAGATATCACCCTTAACATTAAAACAATCAAACAGATTCCCCTGCGGCTGAAAGAAGCCCTTGATTTAGAAATCCGGGGGGAAATATATATCAATAAAAGTGATTTTGAAAACCTGAACAGGCAGCGTGAGGAACAGGGACTGATGCTTTTTGCCAATCCCCGCAATGCAGCGGCCGGCTCTGTCAGGCAACTTGACCCCCGTCTGGCTGCCGCACGACCTTTGAAACTTTTTGTTTATGGCCTGGGAGAGCATAATTTACATGTCAACACACAGTATGAGCTGCTCAATTACCTGCATGAACTCAGATTTCCGGTAAACCAGCACCGCAAGCTATGCCGTGGGCCGGAGGAGGTCTGGGGGTACTGCTCCGATTGGTCTGAGTCGAGGCATGAACTGCCCTATGAAATCGATGGTATAGTGATCAAGGTCAATGATCTGACGCAGCAGCGGAATCTGGGTACTACGGCCAGAAGTCCCAGGTGGGCGGTAGCCTATAAATACCCTCCTGAAGAGAAGATGACAAAAGTAGTTAATATTGATGTAAACGTTGGAAGGACCGGTGCGATCACGCCGATAGCCATTCTTGACCCGGTTGCGCTAAGCGGAACAACTGTGCAGAGAGCCAGTTTACATAACGAGGATTTTATTGCTGAAAAGGGGATAATGATCGGGGATACGGTAGTAGTTCGCAAGGCAGGAGAGATCATACCCGAAGTATTGAGAGTTATTATAGAAAAGAGGACTGGTGAGGAGAGATCATTCAGGATGCCTGAGATCTGTCCTTCCTGCAATTCGAAAACGGTCAGGTTGAGCGGTGAAGCGGCAAGGAGATGCATTAACCTTTCATGTCCGGCTCAGCTGGTTGAAAAGCTGGTTCATTTTGCCTCTAGAAGAGCGATGGATATAGAGGGAATGGGGCCGGCTATGGCCGAAATATTATTTAACAACAACCTGGTCCGTGATGTGGGCGATCTTTATTATCTTGAAGTTGAAAAACTGGCTGCACTACCACGGGTTGCCGATAAATCGGCGGAAAATCTTCTGGAGTCCATTGAAAATAGCAAGGCTAATCCGCTCAGGCGGCTGCTGTTTGGACTGGGTATACGCTTTGTCGGTGAAAAAGCGGCCCGCCTGCTTGCCGAACGATTCGGATCATTGGAAACACTGCAAAAAGCAGGAGAGGAAGAACTGACTGATGTTGAAGAAATAGGTCCGAAAATAGCCGAAGCGGTAGTCAGTTTCTTAAGGATGGCGGAAACTATACCGGTCCTTGATAAATTGCGCAGAGCCGGTGTGAATTTGATCGAACCGGTGACTGCTGAATCAGTAGGAATCTTCTCCGGAAAAACTTTTGTCTTCAGCGGCACTCTCGAAGATTATACCCGTGATGAAGCAGCTGCCCTGGTCGAATCAAAGGGCGGGCTGATCAGTAATTCAATCAGTAAAAAAGTGAATTACCTTATTACGGGCGCCCAACCTGGTAGCAAGGTAGCCAAAGCAAGAGATTTAGGTATCGATATTATCGATGAAACCCGGTTTAAAGAAATGCTGGCTGAAGAATAA
- a CDS encoding CDP-alcohol phosphatidyltransferase family protein codes for MTRFGDRISEAEQKLRDRLFGPLVLFIFPKWFTPNHVTALRAFLVLTAIIFFLVGISLGWQIFILIVAALTDFVDGILARARKQYSLHGAYFDHAVDWFLGGWAGILALINGLLPFSFMAAIITLQLGITVIDRVRAANIEKNSSREKVLAIAMGAANFQPSAFSRFQFFSILTGFFLILLGHLWHSGVIRYFGLFFLYAAVVFAAILLFDTIYRLIVEKKLTNRAAN; via the coding sequence ATGACCCGGTTTGGTGATCGCATATCAGAAGCTGAACAGAAATTGCGGGACAGATTATTCGGACCGCTGGTTCTTTTTATTTTTCCCAAGTGGTTTACACCCAATCATGTAACGGCTTTAAGGGCCTTTCTGGTTCTTACAGCAATTATATTTTTCCTGGTTGGGATTTCCCTGGGTTGGCAGATTTTTATCCTGATCGTAGCGGCTTTAACAGATTTTGTTGATGGGATACTGGCCAGGGCAAGGAAGCAGTATTCCCTGCACGGCGCGTACTTTGATCATGCCGTTGACTGGTTTTTAGGCGGCTGGGCCGGTATTCTTGCGTTAATCAATGGTTTGCTTCCATTTTCATTCATGGCCGCCATAATAACTCTTCAGTTGGGGATCACAGTGATTGACAGGGTGAGAGCTGCAAATATTGAGAAAAACAGCAGCAGGGAAAAAGTGCTGGCGATTGCCATGGGTGCGGCTAATTTTCAGCCGAGCGCCTTTTCGAGGTTCCAATTTTTCTCGATTTTAACCGGATTTTTTCTTATTTTGCTGGGGCATCTCTGGCATTCTGGTGTAATCAGGTATTTCGGGCTTTTTTTTCTATACGCCGCTGTAGTTTTTGCCGCTATTCTACTTTTTGATACAATTTACCGATTGATCGTTGAGAAAAAGCTGACAAATAGGGCGGCCAATTGA
- a CDS encoding TetR/AcrR family transcriptional regulator, with translation MNNIQRSAQTRATILSAATLRIATDGYAFTGVAEICEQAGVSKGAFYYHFESKESVFLELIDTWLTTLEENLEDAVNRADNVLVGMLEMAGKMQDLFISNQVLMGLFLELWTHANRNEKVRSATLAPYRRYQKIFSRFVSRGIEQKVIAPVDPETTGQLLLSLSSGLFLQASLNPEGENWGKKLQDSINILFEGLKRRD, from the coding sequence ATGAACAACATTCAGCGCAGCGCACAGACCAGGGCAACCATCCTTTCGGCAGCCACCCTGCGTATCGCTACTGACGGGTATGCGTTTACCGGCGTCGCAGAAATCTGCGAACAGGCCGGAGTTAGCAAAGGCGCATTTTATTATCATTTCGAAAGCAAGGAATCAGTCTTTCTCGAATTGATCGATACCTGGCTTACCACCCTTGAAGAAAACCTGGAGGATGCGGTAAACCGGGCTGATAACGTTCTAGTCGGAATGCTCGAGATGGCCGGTAAAATGCAGGACCTTTTTATCTCAAACCAGGTCTTGATGGGCCTTTTTCTTGAATTGTGGACCCATGCCAACCGCAATGAAAAAGTTCGCAGCGCTACTCTTGCTCCATACCGGCGTTACCAGAAGATATTTTCCAGGTTTGTCAGCCGCGGAATCGAACAGAAAGTGATCGCACCTGTTGACCCGGAAACCACCGGCCAGCTGCTTCTTTCACTTTCAAGCGGTCTCTTTCTACAGGCTTCACTTAACCCTGAGGGAGAAAACTGGGGGAAAAAGCTGCAGGACAGCATTAATATACTTTTTGAAGGTTTAAAACGGAGGGATTAA
- a CDS encoding NAD-dependent epimerase/dehydratase family protein, with the protein MILITGATGHLGNVLVRELINSGEKVRVFVLPGEPLKALEGMLVEVVVGNILDCNALKQAMQGIDQVYHLAGVIAIRPGMEEMMQQVNVEGARNVAEVALECGVKRLVHVSSVHAFRREPHGITIDEKTPLAIDSPNGSYDRTKAEGTMAVLDAVQKGLNAVIVCPTGIIGSHDYADSEMGRALLSFADRRVNLLIDGAFDFVDVHDVARGLILACAKGRCGEIYILSGQQETIESLHDMTRKAQGEKAYKVKVPVKLAIVAVSIIQYFTQWLKIRSHYTVYSLQTVIDNSVFSSQKAWNELGYRPRPLSEAIADFLVWSSSKKRAVQESLKLRSGKKRYRKTVIPQKQG; encoded by the coding sequence ATGATATTAATTACCGGAGCAACCGGGCATTTGGGCAACGTACTGGTCCGGGAGCTTATAAATAGCGGAGAGAAAGTCAGGGTATTCGTTTTACCCGGGGAGCCACTTAAAGCTCTGGAAGGTATGCTGGTAGAAGTCGTGGTCGGCAATATCCTCGATTGCAACGCGCTAAAACAGGCGATGCAGGGTATCGATCAAGTTTATCACCTGGCCGGGGTGATCGCAATCCGCCCGGGTATGGAAGAAATGATGCAGCAGGTTAACGTTGAAGGTGCACGAAACGTAGCAGAAGTTGCCCTGGAATGCGGGGTAAAACGGCTCGTTCATGTTAGCTCCGTCCACGCATTCCGCCGTGAACCGCACGGGATAACAATCGATGAGAAAACTCCTCTGGCCATTGACAGCCCGAACGGTTCATATGACCGGACAAAAGCCGAAGGAACAATGGCTGTTCTTGATGCAGTTCAAAAGGGCTTAAATGCAGTTATTGTCTGCCCCACCGGCATTATCGGCTCTCATGACTATGCCGACTCCGAGATGGGTCGGGCTCTCCTTTCTTTTGCCGATCGCAGGGTAAATTTATTGATCGACGGCGCTTTCGATTTCGTCGATGTCCACGATGTAGCCCGGGGTCTTATTCTGGCCTGTGCTAAGGGGCGATGCGGGGAGATCTATATTCTTTCCGGACAGCAGGAAACAATTGAAAGCCTACACGACATGACAAGGAAAGCCCAGGGAGAAAAAGCATATAAAGTTAAAGTCCCGGTAAAACTGGCCATTGTTGCCGTTTCAATTATCCAGTATTTCACGCAGTGGCTGAAAATAAGGTCCCATTATACAGTCTATTCGCTGCAGACAGTAATCGACAACTCGGTATTCAGCTCACAGAAAGCCTGGAACGAACTTGGTTACCGGCCCAGGCCTCTTTCAGAAGCTATTGCAGATTTTCTGGTTTGGAGCAGCTCGAAAAAAAGAGCGGTCCAGGAAAGTTTAAAATTACGCAGCGGTAAAAAAAGATATCGGAAAACGGTCATTCCTCAGAAACAGGGTTAA
- a CDS encoding cobalamin B12-binding domain-containing protein, which translates to MSGKKIRVLVAKPGLDGHDRGARVVARALRDAGMEVVYTGLHQTPEQIAETALQEDVDVVGLSILSGAHMTLAPRVKGLLKKNGMEDVLMLVGGIIPEEDADELIKTGCCDQVFTPGDPLDKISDYIYGKFNPVSEE; encoded by the coding sequence ATGAGTGGGAAAAAGATCAGGGTGCTGGTGGCGAAGCCGGGGTTGGATGGGCATGACCGGGGGGCGCGGGTGGTAGCCCGGGCGCTGAGGGATGCCGGGATGGAAGTGGTCTATACCGGGCTGCACCAGACACCGGAACAGATAGCGGAGACAGCCCTTCAGGAAGATGTGGATGTGGTGGGTCTGAGTATTCTATCAGGGGCGCATATGACCCTGGCCCCCAGGGTCAAAGGCTTACTGAAAAAGAATGGCATGGAAGATGTGCTGATGCTGGTTGGAGGTATAATCCCTGAAGAGGATGCCGACGAACTGATTAAGACCGGTTGTTGCGATCAGGTTTTTACACCGGGCGATCCGCTGGATAAAATATCTGATTATATTTACGGTAAATTTAACCCTGTTTCTGAGGAATGA
- a CDS encoding methylmalonyl-CoA mutase family protein: MSDNRQTEKIKEEKAKWEEDVRGLKDRKSSFKTVSGMPVDALYTPLEQQELDYSEDLGFPGSYPYTRGVQSNMYRGRLWTMRQFSGFGDAYDSNRRYRYLLEHGQTGLSVAFDMPTIMGYDSDHERSLGEVGRCGVAIDSLEDMEVLFDRIPVDKVTTSMTINGPASILWCMYLANAEKQGISFDQVGGTIQNDILKEYIAQKSWIFPPEPSMRLITDIFAFAADHVPKWNTISISGYHIREAGSTAVQELAFTLADGFAYVEAGIKAGLEVERFAPRLSFFFNSHIDFFEEICKYRAARRIWARRMKEKYGAKDPRSLKLRFHTQTAGCSLTAQEPENNIIRTALEALSAVLGGTQSLHTNSMDEVLALPTEKSVKIALRTQQVIAHESGVANTIDPLAGSYFIEALTDRMEEEAEEYFKRIDDLGGVLAAIDIGFFQQEIADSAYIFQREVDSGERVVVGVNRYNTGEPLQIELLRIDPEVEKKQVDRLKELKSRRDNSAVSNALRELKDCAAGSDNLIPKILAAVKFYATEGEIVAALKEVFGEYREKPSF, from the coding sequence ATGAGTGATAACAGGCAAACCGAGAAAATAAAAGAAGAAAAAGCAAAATGGGAAGAAGATGTAAGAGGTCTGAAGGATCGGAAAAGTTCTTTCAAGACTGTTTCCGGTATGCCGGTTGACGCACTTTATACTCCCCTGGAGCAGCAAGAACTGGATTACAGTGAGGATCTCGGATTTCCGGGCAGTTATCCTTACACCCGGGGGGTGCAAAGTAATATGTACCGCGGCCGGCTCTGGACGATGCGCCAGTTTTCCGGTTTCGGAGATGCCTATGATTCGAACAGGCGTTATCGATACCTGCTGGAACATGGTCAGACCGGACTAAGTGTTGCTTTCGATATGCCGACAATTATGGGTTATGATTCGGATCACGAGCGCTCGCTCGGTGAAGTGGGTCGCTGCGGTGTGGCCATCGATTCGCTGGAAGATATGGAAGTGCTCTTTGACCGGATTCCTGTTGATAAAGTAACAACCTCGATGACTATCAACGGACCCGCTTCAATTCTCTGGTGCATGTATCTGGCCAATGCGGAGAAACAGGGTATCAGTTTTGATCAGGTGGGTGGGACAATTCAGAATGATATTCTGAAAGAATATATTGCCCAGAAATCATGGATCTTTCCTCCCGAGCCGTCGATGAGATTGATCACCGATATTTTTGCCTTTGCGGCCGATCATGTGCCAAAGTGGAATACGATCAGCATCAGCGGTTATCACATTCGGGAAGCCGGTTCGACAGCGGTACAGGAATTGGCATTTACACTTGCTGACGGGTTTGCCTATGTCGAGGCGGGAATTAAGGCCGGTCTTGAGGTTGAACGTTTCGCCCCGCGGCTATCATTTTTCTTTAACTCCCATATAGATTTTTTTGAAGAGATTTGCAAGTACCGGGCGGCAAGACGGATCTGGGCCAGGCGAATGAAAGAAAAATACGGGGCTAAAGACCCTCGTTCACTTAAGCTGCGTTTTCATACTCAGACGGCTGGCTGCAGCCTTACGGCCCAGGAACCGGAGAATAACATCATCAGAACTGCTCTTGAGGCTCTTTCGGCAGTGTTGGGTGGGACCCAGTCGCTGCATACAAATTCGATGGATGAGGTTTTGGCGCTGCCGACAGAGAAGTCGGTTAAGATCGCCCTGCGTACTCAGCAGGTCATCGCTCATGAGAGCGGGGTGGCCAATACGATTGATCCCCTGGCTGGTTCTTATTTTATCGAGGCGTTGACCGATCGGATGGAAGAAGAAGCTGAAGAGTATTTTAAGAGAATCGATGACTTGGGTGGGGTGTTGGCGGCAATCGATATTGGCTTCTTCCAGCAGGAAATTGCAGATTCTGCATATATATTTCAGCGAGAGGTAGACAGCGGCGAGAGAGTGGTAGTAGGGGTTAACCGTTACAATACGGGGGAACCGCTGCAGATTGAACTGCTCAGAATTGACCCCGAGGTTGAAAAGAAACAGGTCGACCGGTTAAAAGAGTTGAAGTCCAGGCGTGATAACAGTGCGGTCAGTAATGCCCTGAGAGAGCTCAAGGATTGCGCGGCAGGCAGTGATAACCTGATACCGAAAATCCTGGCCGCGGTTAAATTCTATGCGACTGAAGGTGAAATAGTGGCAGCTCTGAAAGAGGTTTTCGGGGAATATCGTGAAAAGCCTTCATTTTAA